A single genomic interval of Trinickia acidisoli harbors:
- a CDS encoding cytochrome P450: MAPTTCITQTVPADPLQAVIHADPFPYYAALRARAPIVRDEALKLWIAARAHTVRAVLDNERLTVRPTSEPVPRAIAGQPAGEVFARLARMNEGAGHRIARQALVAGLSAVDGATVFQSARKHAASTIERFNTDDAALLDVLAFALPVRVIAELVGLSAPNGLEATVRQFVACLSPTSTPEALRDAHDAASRLQTQLYALTRNATAGSALVERIVAGGLAREIELPNALVSNLLGLFSQTFDATAGLIGNGVVTLARHANVAARLAASPSDIHAFIREVARFDPPVHNTRRFARETVCIEGVAVQSGDCVLVLLAAASRDEAVFEDAERFVLDREAHPLPGFGAGRHACPGETIAQAIAAGIVAELVASEFDFANPALRWTYRPSLNSRIPKFAFVERNAS; the protein is encoded by the coding sequence GTGGCACCCACGACATGCATTACACAGACCGTTCCGGCCGACCCATTACAAGCCGTCATACACGCCGACCCCTTCCCGTATTACGCGGCGCTTCGAGCACGCGCGCCAATCGTGCGCGACGAAGCGCTGAAGTTATGGATCGCGGCGCGTGCACATACGGTACGGGCCGTGCTCGACAATGAAAGACTGACTGTGCGCCCCACGAGCGAGCCGGTACCGCGCGCGATTGCCGGCCAACCGGCCGGGGAGGTCTTTGCGCGCCTTGCCCGCATGAACGAGGGAGCCGGCCATCGCATCGCCCGCCAAGCGCTCGTCGCAGGACTCAGCGCGGTGGACGGCGCAACGGTGTTTCAATCGGCAAGAAAACACGCGGCCTCCACGATCGAGCGATTCAACACAGACGATGCAGCGCTGCTCGATGTCTTGGCCTTCGCGCTGCCCGTGCGCGTCATCGCCGAGTTGGTAGGGCTATCCGCGCCCAACGGCCTGGAGGCAACCGTTCGGCAATTCGTCGCTTGCCTGTCTCCCACATCCACACCCGAAGCGCTTCGCGATGCGCACGATGCCGCATCGAGGCTGCAAACTCAGCTCTATGCGCTGACGCGAAATGCGACAGCCGGGTCGGCATTGGTCGAGCGCATCGTCGCCGGCGGACTCGCGCGCGAGATCGAACTACCGAACGCATTGGTATCGAACTTGCTCGGGTTGTTCTCGCAAACGTTCGACGCAACGGCCGGGCTCATCGGCAACGGTGTCGTCACGCTTGCGCGGCACGCAAACGTTGCGGCGCGCCTTGCCGCATCGCCTTCCGATATCCACGCCTTCATACGGGAAGTCGCTCGCTTCGATCCGCCCGTGCACAACACGCGCCGCTTCGCGCGCGAGACGGTTTGCATCGAAGGCGTAGCGGTGCAGTCCGGCGACTGCGTGCTCGTCCTACTAGCTGCGGCGAGCCGCGACGAAGCCGTGTTCGAAGACGCCGAACGCTTCGTGCTCGACCGTGAGGCGCATCCCCTCCCAGGTTTTGGCGCGGGACGTCATGCGTGCCCCGGAGAAACGATCGCACAGGCGATCGCCGCCGGCATCGTTGCCGAACTCGTTGCGAGCGAATTCGACTTCGCCAATCCCGCGCTGCGTTGGACCTACAGGCCGTCGTTGAACAGCCGGATACCGAAGTTCGCCTTCGTCGAGAGGAACGCGTCATGA
- a CDS encoding antibiotic biosynthesis monooxygenase family protein yields MIAVIFEVTPRAGHRDEYLDIAASLKPLLADIPGFISIERFQSLSNPDKLLSLSFWADEQAVAQWRNIEAHRHAQAQGRASVFADYRLRIAGVVRDYGMNEREQAPGDSRRVHDRADD; encoded by the coding sequence ATGATCGCCGTCATCTTCGAAGTGACGCCCCGAGCAGGCCACCGCGACGAATATCTCGACATCGCCGCCAGCCTCAAACCGTTGCTCGCCGACATCCCAGGCTTCATTTCCATCGAGCGCTTTCAAAGCCTCAGCAACCCCGACAAACTGCTTTCACTCTCGTTTTGGGCGGATGAACAGGCCGTCGCTCAATGGCGCAACATCGAGGCCCATCGCCATGCGCAAGCGCAAGGACGCGCCTCCGTGTTCGCCGACTATCGTCTGCGTATCGCCGGCGTCGTACGCGACTACGGCATGAACGAACGCGAACAGGCGCCTGGCGACAGCCGGCGCGTTCATGATCGAGCCGATGATTGA
- a CDS encoding LysR family transcriptional regulator, giving the protein MHTLENIRLFVKVVEAGSFTKAAAAASVTTPQVSRAIATLEAKLGTRLLNRTTRRLAVTEVGKRYMEHCRHILDLVDLAEVEAAGAAVNPSGRLRVHASTGFGRKYLLPRLAHYRERYPDVRIELTLAQRVPNLLDEGQDLAIVAANTLSDSTIVSQQIGTTYCVLCASPRYLHSRGIPRTVRDLGEHACLQLEIPNVLTGAWMFDSPSHELFSPPEPWPFVVNVPDALADAIKAGMGLGPLPIPTALEGLRTGELVRVLPRHRLAGHGIRVLYLSRRHLDAKVKTFIDFVKSVVPPAIEADEMEMENLSGWVEEARAV; this is encoded by the coding sequence ATGCATACACTCGAGAACATACGGTTGTTCGTCAAGGTGGTTGAAGCAGGCAGTTTCACCAAAGCTGCCGCTGCCGCCTCCGTCACGACGCCTCAGGTGTCGCGCGCCATCGCGACGCTCGAGGCCAAGCTCGGCACGCGCCTGCTCAATCGCACCACGAGGCGGCTCGCCGTGACAGAGGTCGGCAAGCGCTACATGGAGCATTGCCGGCACATCCTCGACCTCGTCGATCTAGCCGAAGTCGAAGCGGCGGGCGCCGCGGTCAATCCGTCCGGGCGGTTGCGCGTGCACGCGAGCACCGGCTTCGGCCGCAAGTATCTGCTGCCGCGGCTCGCACACTATCGCGAACGCTATCCCGACGTGCGGATCGAATTGACGCTCGCGCAGCGCGTGCCGAATCTGCTCGACGAAGGTCAAGACCTCGCAATCGTCGCCGCGAACACACTGAGCGACTCCACCATCGTGTCGCAGCAGATCGGCACGACCTATTGCGTGCTCTGTGCATCGCCACGATACCTGCATTCGAGAGGCATACCGCGGACGGTGCGAGATCTCGGGGAGCATGCCTGTCTGCAGCTCGAAATACCCAACGTGTTGACAGGAGCGTGGATGTTCGACAGCCCGTCGCACGAACTATTTAGTCCGCCGGAGCCTTGGCCGTTCGTCGTCAACGTGCCCGACGCATTGGCCGATGCCATCAAAGCGGGAATGGGCCTCGGCCCTTTGCCGATTCCCACTGCGCTCGAGGGCCTGCGCACGGGCGAGTTGGTTCGCGTGTTGCCGCGGCACAGGTTGGCGGGCCACGGCATTCGCGTGCTCTACCTGTCGAGAAGGCATCTCGATGCGAAGGTCAAGACATTCATCGACTTCGTGAAGTCGGTCGTGCCGCCTGCGATCGAGGCCGACGAAATGGAAATGGAAAACCTCTCCGGATGGGTCGAGGAAGCGAGGGCGGTTTGA
- a CDS encoding MFS transporter: METRHITSRRPLYWLAVGAFALSTEGFMIAPLLPSISKDLSVSVGMAGLLVTVFAFTYAISSPVLTTLTGNLNRRTLLIFSLAAFTLANLFAWRATSFYQLMGARVLLSFAAGLFLPNANAVAGSIVAPEHRGRALAIVNGGSSVAIALGVPIGSIIASFGGWRTTFISVAVIGAIGTVGLVFGLSKEFGKGLPTASLSQRLQVARRPAVLTALMSTLFWAMGAFVVYTYIAEYLGEALGSHGAPTSFILFIWGVSAVSGMVLGGRLTDKLGYYRVIVLALTVLVAAFVALSAIDAYVQRQAALIPVIVAVILWGMSVWGFIAPQQTRLIGVGGVSVAPVTLSLHASFMYVGFSVGSALGAYTLTNNGAVHLGWVGGVLEAAALAVLLMTERRKVARTAAAQGLVDG, encoded by the coding sequence ATGGAAACACGTCATATCACCTCGAGACGACCGCTCTATTGGCTGGCGGTCGGCGCATTCGCGCTCTCGACCGAAGGTTTCATGATTGCGCCGCTGTTGCCGAGTATCTCCAAGGACCTTTCCGTGAGTGTCGGCATGGCCGGACTGCTCGTGACGGTCTTCGCGTTCACGTACGCGATCAGTTCGCCGGTTTTGACGACGCTGACCGGCAACTTGAATCGTCGCACGCTGCTGATATTCAGCCTTGCCGCATTCACGCTTGCCAATCTCTTCGCTTGGCGGGCGACGAGCTTCTATCAATTGATGGGGGCGCGTGTGCTGCTCTCATTCGCCGCTGGGCTGTTTCTTCCCAATGCCAATGCGGTGGCGGGCTCGATCGTCGCGCCCGAGCATCGAGGCCGCGCGTTGGCGATCGTCAACGGCGGCTCGAGTGTGGCGATCGCGCTCGGCGTGCCGATCGGCTCGATCATCGCCAGCTTCGGCGGCTGGCGCACGACGTTCATCAGCGTGGCCGTCATCGGCGCGATCGGCACTGTCGGTCTCGTATTCGGGCTGTCGAAGGAATTCGGCAAGGGACTGCCGACGGCGTCGCTGAGCCAGCGCCTGCAAGTGGCACGGCGGCCCGCTGTGCTGACAGCGCTGATGTCGACGCTGTTCTGGGCCATGGGTGCCTTCGTCGTCTACACGTATATCGCCGAGTACTTGGGCGAAGCGCTAGGCTCGCACGGGGCGCCCACCAGTTTCATTCTGTTCATCTGGGGCGTGTCGGCAGTGAGCGGCATGGTGCTCGGCGGGCGTTTGACCGATAAGCTCGGGTACTACCGGGTGATCGTGCTCGCCTTGACGGTATTGGTTGCGGCGTTCGTCGCGTTGTCGGCGATCGACGCCTACGTCCAGCGGCAAGCCGCGCTCATTCCCGTTATCGTGGCCGTCATTCTCTGGGGCATGTCGGTGTGGGGGTTCATCGCGCCGCAACAAACGCGGCTCATCGGCGTGGGCGGTGTCAGCGTTGCGCCGGTCACGCTGTCGCTCCATGCATCGTTCATGTACGTCGGCTTTTCCGTCGGCTCGGCGCTCGGCGCATACACCCTGACGAACAACGGCGCGGTGCATCTGGGGTGGGTAGGCGGCGTGCTCGAGGCTGCCGCGCTGGCGGTCTTGTTGATGACGGAACGCCGCAAGGTGGCGCGAACGGCTGCCGCGCAGGGGCTGGTGGATGGTTGA
- a CDS encoding TetR/AcrR family transcriptional regulator: MKDESTRELIVKAADKLFYQRGYSHTSFSDIADDVKISRGNFYYHFKTKDDILDAVIHARLSNLRTLLAKWEAEGKTPVERICYFARTLIVNQTRIMRSGCPIGTLWTELMKLDHESRGQASAQFMLFRSWLREQFALLGKESEADILAMHLLSRTQGVAMLASAFADEAFIQREVDGMCEWVESVARTAS, encoded by the coding sequence ATGAAAGACGAATCGACGCGAGAACTGATCGTCAAAGCGGCAGACAAGCTGTTTTACCAGCGAGGCTACAGCCACACCTCGTTTTCGGACATCGCCGATGACGTAAAGATCTCGCGCGGAAATTTCTACTATCACTTCAAAACGAAGGACGACATTCTCGACGCCGTCATCCATGCGCGTTTGTCGAACCTTCGAACGCTATTGGCCAAATGGGAGGCCGAGGGCAAGACGCCGGTCGAGCGCATTTGTTATTTCGCCCGGACGCTGATCGTCAATCAAACGAGGATCATGCGTTCGGGCTGCCCGATCGGCACGCTATGGACGGAGCTGATGAAGCTCGATCACGAATCGCGTGGCCAGGCGAGCGCGCAGTTCATGTTGTTCCGCTCGTGGCTGCGCGAGCAATTCGCGTTGCTAGGCAAGGAATCGGAAGCGGATATATTGGCGATGCATCTGCTTTCGCGTACGCAGGGCGTGGCGATGCTGGCGAGCGCGTTTGCCGACGAAGCGTTCATTCAACGCGAGGTCGACGGCATGTGCGAATGGGTGGAATCGGTCGCTCGGACCGCATCCTGA